Sequence from the Sphingomonas koreensis genome:
GCCCATCGGGCGTCCAATCGACCAGCGGCGGCATCTCAAGCTGCCGTCGATCCTCTGATCGACCTTTCATGCTCTTTCGGGCCGGGCGGCGGCTTCTCACACCGTCGCGAGGCAACAGGCAGACAAATCAGCGCATCTACAGAGACTTGGAGGGCAAGCGAGTCAAGTTTATATTGTCGATATATTCGGCATGGTCTGGTGCGGTTCGATCCTCCATTTCGGAGCGATCGGATTTCGCGCCAGCTTCATTGTTTCTCCACATGACGAAATCGGGCTGAGCGGGTGGCGCGGGACTGGCGCGATGCGCGTGACTATGCGCGGCTGCGCGGCGTCGATCGGGCCGGGCTGATGTGGGAATGGCTGCGCCGCGATCCCGGCTATATCGCCTGGTACACCCGCGCGAGCAGCGCGACGCGCGGCACGGACGTGCCGGGCCTCGGGTCGGGGGATGATCCCCTCTCCTGGGGGATTCACTTTCGCCGAGCGCCCGGAGGTCGAAGCCCCGGACGCGCGGATCATCTGGCATGCCGATTTCGATCCGGGCACGCTGCGCGTCATCGCCAGCCCGATCGGGCGCGGCGATCCCGACGCGATCGATCCGGCGTTGCTGGCACCGTGGCTGACGCTCGTGCGCGACCCGCACGGCGAGCATGCGGTGCTCTCGGACGGCTGGCATCGCATCCGGCTCGACATCGAGCAGGGCAGCCTGGCCGGCGGTGACCCCGTGCTGCTCGAATATCGGCTGAAGGGCGTTGCGTCCGCCGGAGCCCGGATCCTGCCGCTGCGGCGGCTGATCGATCTGTGCCGCAATCGCCGCTTTTCCCGCTCGCTCTATCCGCCCGACCGGCGGGTGGCGCGCTGGATTCTCGCGCTGCGCGTCCATGATGCGGTCCAGGCCGGGGCGAACCAGCGCGAGATTGCCCGCATATTGTTCGGCGATGCGGCGGGGCGCGGCGATGGGGATCGGCGCTCCGATTCGATCCGGTCCCGAGTGCGGCGCCTGGCTGCGGACGCGCGGCGGCTGGCCGGGGGCGGCTATCGCTCGCTGATGCGGCGCGATTAAGGGGTGGCGCCTCGCACGGCCTGCCGTGCGACCGCCGCTCTATGGCCGCCTGCGGCCGGCCACCGAGCCCCGCCTTGCGGGTCTCGGCCTGGCGGTGACGATCGGCTGGTGGGACTGGGACGGTGTATTCCGTTGATCGTGGTCGCGCGATCGAACCCTGACCGTTGGGGTGAGGAACGGAGCTAGCCTGACACCGCGAGATGTTCTATCTTCGTTCCGAGCAATCGGAGACCGGAATTGAAGGGATCGGCCGCGGGTAATTTGGGCGAGATGTACTCGGACCGGCCCGGCATGGTGGTTCGGGAGGTCAAGGGTTCCGACATTGATCGCGATGCGCACCGGGCTCTCTCGCTCGATGAGGCCAGGAAGGCGGCGGCGGCATTCCCCGGGCACATCGAGGCCATCCTTGCCGTCTTCCGCGAAGCCTATCCACCCCATGTCATCGCCACGATCGCGTGCTGGGGGATGAGCCAGCCGGCCGGTCCGGACATGATTTCGACCAAGGGGCTCATCGAGGGAATCGAACAGCATCATATCGAACTGCTCCAGGCGCTGCTGCTCACCCTTGAACGCTGGGAATGGGGTCGCGAGCCGGCGAGCAATCGGCAAATCCAGGCAGCGATCGACGCAGTCAGTGCGCTTGCGACGGCCTTCCATCGGCGACGGATGATCCAGCTCGAAGATCTGGGCGACGATCTCGACCGCCTGGTCAGCATAGGGTTGCAGGAGCGGATGCGCGATCACACCCAGATGGTGCGCAACTGGGGCTATTACGACGACATGGTGCGAATTGTCCGGGCGCTGCACGCGCCGTTGGACGCCGCTTTCGCAGCGCATCATGGATATAGCGCCAGCGATCTCGTCGATATCGCCGAAGCGCTCGTCGCCCTCCATCAGGAGCGGCTCGGTGGGCGGTTCGTGCTCCTGAAGGACATCTTCCGCGGGCGCACCCGCAAGGCGATCGTCCATGATTTCTTCGCGCGCTACGAGGGCGTCCGGGGCGATCCGGACGCCTTCCTTGCCTCGCTCCCGAAGCGGATGCCGCTTCGTCACCTGAGGACGATGCTGCTGAGCCATGCCGATCGCTGGCTGGTCATGGAGATGCGTGTCGA
This genomic interval carries:
- a CDS encoding DUF2285 domain-containing protein gives rise to the protein MIPSPGGFTFAERPEVEAPDARIIWHADFDPGTLRVIASPIGRGDPDAIDPALLAPWLTLVRDPHGEHAVLSDGWHRIRLDIEQGSLAGGDPVLLEYRLKGVASAGARILPLRRLIDLCRNRRFSRSLYPPDRRVARWILALRVHDAVQAGANQREIARILFGDAAGRGDGDRRSDSIRSRVRRLAADARRLAGGGYRSLMRRD